In Xiphophorus maculatus strain JP 163 A chromosome 17, X_maculatus-5.0-male, whole genome shotgun sequence, the genomic stretch AGTATTTTCTGTTATGTACTAGTATAACATGATGGCTTGTCAACAGAATATAAAGAGGTAGTACTTGACTATTTTTGGTAAAGTACACTCTAAATGCCTTTATTTGTTCCCAGACAAGGTGGAAGAGTACTGTGTGGAATGCAATATGCTTCACTGTAATGCTTCAGAGAACATCATTGACATGGTAAACAACTAAACTGTACAACTTAACGCTTCAAACACATTACACTTGCTAACTcataactgttttctttttctgtccacTTCACAGATACAGTGTGACTGCTGCTCAAGGTGGACACACAAAGAATGTGCCACAGACATGGGTGACATgttcaaatgtaaaaagtgtaacttaaattaaacagttttaccCCACCAGTGACGGTGtggattattaaaaatacagaagtaAAATGTTCTACATTAAATATAGTACATCATATAACTGATGTCATTGGTATTAATCAGGAAGTCATACAGTGGCTAATAAAGTGTTATTACATTAGCAGCTTTATGACGATCTAACACCGTTTTAATAAAGatgattaaatataaaatatggtGAAATTGCCGTTGTTCTGTCAGATAAGCCATACGCTGTCAGGATAGCACACATGCAGTCAGTACGCATGCCCGCGCATGCGCATTAAGAAGTCCGACCGTCAGTGGAGTTGTCAGTTCAGCACACGCAACAAGTTATGAcgaaaataagtcattaaattgTTTATAATATGACATAATATGATAACTAGATAAATATACATGCGTTGTCATGGTTTCAAAGTGTATTTAAAGCAGGtctggctgcagctgcagtcaaTTACAACACAGGCCCGTGTAAAACTCATTAACCTACTTAACCGCTAAGTCAGGATGCCACATAACTGTTAATAACAAAGTGTATGATGATCTACGTCATGATtctatgttgctgattaaataaaatcatatggtAATGACAACGTATACATGTCTGAGCTAAGCGTATGACTGACAACGTATGCTGATCTGACAGATATAGCCATCAGTTTGTCATACGCGTATGACGATCTGACAACGCATGGCTATCTGACAGAACACCGTCACTGTATACAGAGGTGAAGACAGCCGTTTTGGAGTCGTTAGTCGGCCGAAAGAGTTGCTCTGACGTGTGATGGCTGGACCTCGAGAGCGACCGACCCCTACTAACCATCACTTCTCATTCATATCGAACGAGTGGGAATTGGTGTCAAATGTGCTTCAGACCAGGCCCCTTCATGGAAGTCATACTTTGTTGTCATGCCAAGCTAAAAGGTACCTTTGCATCCCAGGCAGTAGTGTACCTGCTGAAAGGATCTTTTCCACAGCAGGTGACATAGTCACAGCCCAGAGAAGTGCATTGAAGCCTGAGCATGTGGATCAGCTGCTTTTTCTGAACAAGAATCTCCACGTGCCCACTTAGTCTGTAACCAGAAATAAAGAACTGTACTGTTACAATACAATTCTTTATTTCTGGCTACAGTACTATAGTTCAGTTCAAGATATGTTCAAAAATTAGAGGTTAATCACTACATGTTCAAAAGGTAAGAATGTTTACAAGCACTAAACTTTTTCAGTGCAATTCAGTTGAATACAACCCTATGATTTGTGTTTAAATCTGCACTAATATGCACAGATGTtattgaaatgcatttttatttatattagacTTTCAAGAGATAAGCTAtgcctaattttattttacatgcactttattttttattgtttattaagaACAGTTTTCTACTTTAAGCACATTGCagaaagaagtttgtttctttgctcAGAAATGTGATGTTACAGAAGtttgtatgaaaataaatatttttaaaatgtcaacattatcTTAAATCATTTGTGTCTTCACAACTTTAAATCAATATCGAATCGAATCGCAACAGCAATAATCGAAATCGAATCGAATCGTGAGGTTCCTAACAATACCCAGCCCTACTGaactggttttaatttttcttttttagatgaGTTGGAACTGACTGACACTGAAAGTGGACAAAGTGAGGTTGAATGTGACCCATCCCCACTTGTAAATGATACTCAATGCTCTACAAATCAAGAATCTAATGAATCTTCTGGTGGTATGACTATCAATCGTCATGCCTGATGTaatattacatgtttttaaaattagacattCAGGTGTGTTCTGTTTACTTATCCAATTACAGATGGTTTAGGAGAAGAGACATCACAAGGtaccttgtttttctttaaattttgattACTCATTGCTAGAAGATTTTGCCATTTCTTAAGGTTTTTCTTTACCCTCCTTGACAGCATTGTTGAAGTGTTTATGCTATATTCTAGGGAGAACATCCTCTATGCCATCTGCTGAGAAGCCTTCAGGCGCAGTAGAAGATATGACTACCTTAACAACCCTCCCCCCACCTCACGGTTAATAACTTAGTTTCAATAACTTAACATAGTAATCATTGCACAATATAGTAATGATCTTTAATTTTGGCTAAAGGTTAGGTTTCTGTGCAGATAAGACTAATATAGCAGACAACTTGTTTTGTATCTCTAATTTGACAGGATGCAGAAAACCTCAATCTCCTGTTGAATTACCTGGGACCTCTTCTGGTATGACTTATTTCAATTAACCTTTCATTGGACATTTAGtaactgatttttaattttgtatcttttattttgttggccTGAAGTATTACTAATGTATTGTAGGAAAGGGAACAGAGATTATTGCACCACCAACTGAAAAACCCTCAGAACCCCAAGATGGTATGACTGTCTTCCTATTCATGGTGGTTCTTTACTTAGTGGTACGGTTTAGAGATACTGTTTTAAGGCTCATCATAACATATTACAAGAATTGAGTATTATCCTGAGCTTTAAAAAGCCCAGTAAGAAACATGCAGAGAAGGGGTTGGGACtgtgcaattttttaaaaaatatggctGAAACAATCTTACAAAGTTAGTTGCTGATTATGATCAAGTAATAAACTGCTTAAAACCAGAATGGACAGGACAGAATATGAATGATAAGCATGACCTGGTTCTATAACAACAGGTCATAAAGCTTGCAGTGTAGTATAAAATGAAGCTTTGAGTGACAGTTTATATTTGACGTGCCAGGGCTGTAGCTTCATGATTTCTAAGTGTAATAAATGCAGTGTATCACAACTTGGTAatcaatttaataatttaaaaaaactggagaaaaataattttagtggATACATATTTGATTCATGTGGTGACTAAATGCACGTTGAGAAATCTAATTGTCAAAGGGTTGTCTTCAATGAACACAATAAACAGAACTGGAATGTAAAACTTTATCACAAGCATACTTTTATAGCAGACTCCTACatatgatttatattttaaaaagtaaaattgtcTCTCTTGTTTGTAGATTATCCTGAAAAGGACCATCCTCAGAGAAATCAAAAACGGCCCTGGTCTCCTACAGAAATTGCAGCGgtgttgaaacattttcagaaacacatTGACACTGGGAAGCTGGCAAGTTTTGTTGAAATTCAACGAGTCAACAGGCAGAACATCCTGCTTTAATAAATCGCTCACTTCAGAACATAAGAGACTTTGTTAGAAATCGTGGTGtgtccaaaaagaaaaagctaaaaatgtcagATAAATCTTGAGTCAAGATGTTCTAAACAAAACCTTAAGAACTTTCAAGcattcttttgtttaaaaaaataaaaacccagaaattCAACTCTTAGGTGAGTATAAACGGCTCATTATATTAGAGATTATGTGCtgttaaaagtaacatttaaaggaaaaggtgttttgtttttaagcttcacctttttttggttttgtttgcttgtttatttttggagtAGTTTTCTATAATGTGCTCTGATTTTTAAGTTGGTCCAAGATTGATGTGTGAATAGACTCAACAAAACTTGAATTCTTAATCATTTTCAAAGTAATTCAGAAGATTGATTTGCAGGTTGatgaaaaaggcaaaaattGTTCTAGTAAGTCTGTCTAgtagcctgtgtgtgtgtgtgtgtgtgtgtgtgtgtgtgtgtgtgtgtgtgtgtgtgtgtgtgtgtgtgtgtgtgtgtgtgtgtgtgtgtgtgtgtgtgtggcactTATCTTGAAcgtctcttttctttcctctccccCTCCTCTTGCCTCTTTCTGGCATCGCTGCAGCAAAATCCTCCCGTCTCTCTCCTCCAGCTTCCTGTCAGTCCAACTGGTTCTGGCATTGGATCTTTGGGTTCTGGCGTTGGATCTTTGGGTTCTGGCGTTGGATCTTTGGGTTCTGGCGTTGGATCTTTGGGTTCTGGCGTTGGATCTTTGGGTTCTGGCGTTGGATCTTTGGGATCTGGCGTTGGATCTTTGGGATCTGGCGTTGGATCTTTGGGTTCTGGCGTTGGATCTTTGGGTTCTGGCGTTGGATCTTTGGGTTCTGGCGTTGGATCTTTGGGTTCTGGCGTTGGATCTTTGGGTTCTGGCGTTGGATCTTTGGGTTCTGGCGTTGGATCTTTGGGTTCTGGCGTTGGATCTTTGGGATCTGGCGTTGGATCTTTGGGATCTGGCGTTGGATCTTTGGGATCTGGCGTTGGATCTTTGGGTTCTGGCGTTGGATCTTTGGGTTCTGGCGTTGGATCTTTGGGTTCTGGTGTTGGATCTTTGGGTTCTGGCGTTGGATCTTTGGGTTCTGGTGTTGGATCTTTGGGTTCTGGCGTTGGATCTTTGGGTTCTGGTGTTGGATCTTTGGGTTGTCCAGATCGTCCCTCAGTCAATGTCCATGCTGTCCACAGATGAAACAAACATCAACAGTTCAGAgtcttttttctctcacagCTCTGAAGCTTGTTTATCTCTTCCTTCTCCACGCTGACACAAGACAGTGGAGGTTCTAAAAGTTCAGTTGGACACAGTTTCGGTCCAAATGTCCAACAGGAGACCGACAGTCGTCCCCTGAATGTAAATGTTCCATCAGTTCTCTggtgtcaaaaacaaaattaagatcAACAGACACTTCAGTGCCTGTTGATCTTTATCTTCTTCATCTTCTGGATCTTCTCTGTCACTTTCATCAGCTGGTTTTGTAGGAGGGACATCATCCGGTCCATGGGAGGACAGGCTTGAggagttgaggtcagaggtcagatgcACTGCAGCGAAGCTCAGACagagggaaagagaaaaaacaagtaGAAATTGATTAGGCTTGTTTTTTCCTctacatatgtatttatgaatattattttaaccTTTTGCATGATCATCAGAGAAACCTGAGGGAAATTGTTTGTACAGCTCTTTGAGCTGCTTGTAGTAAGAAAGGATCctcttaagaaataaaatcattttgtttattcaaatacacaataaaaaatgtttagagaaaGTAAGGCCTGTAATTTATGAAAGAAttatattcagcatttttattctttattcgtTTCTCCTCTGCTTCTAATTCGCTTTGCAGGGAAAAATTCCACCATTTAAAGTTATTCCACATTCATTCACACCAAGCAcactccttttttcttttcttttcaatatttcattatCAAATAGTGAAACAATTCACCCTGAGGAGGAGATTGCGTTCTGGAACCACGTAGACCCATTCTTTTTGAATTGGGTGGGATTTCCTCTTTAGACTGCAAACGTCTTCGCAGAATCCAACAGATCAGCTTTGTGGTAGCTCTGCCTCTTACTCCTTTAAGAGGGGGCTTTATTTCCGATAAAGGTCTTTAGGATTCTCTAAAAGTTTATAGTTCCCCTaatttagaaaaccaaaactaaaGGAAATACCTGCCTTATTCCCCGATAAGGTCTTTAACTAGGACCCTCAGCCTAGAAACCCGTGGTTCcctttttctcttcagtttgAGACTGAAACTCAAACAATTCCGGAGGGACTCTTTCCCATCAGTTGTTTTCTcgttttttattaattattattttatttatattaattttccCCGTGGGATTTTAACCCAACGTTTCCTCTTAACACCGTCAATCTCTATTCCCCAGGGTGAAAGGTTTATCGGATCCTTCACTGTTTTAGATTTAATAATTTGGaatttgctaaattaaatttattagcCTGAGTGAGTATCCCACCTGATAACAGTGGTTTTGAGTTCGTTGATCCCAGCGCTGGAGCCGTGGAGCCGACCAACAGCCCTCCTCTCTTAAATCGAGCTTTGAGGCTGGAGTTTAGTCCAGGTCGCCGCCTTAATGCTGTTCGTCGACGTCCTCGGATGTCCAGTCGAGGGATCCGGGTCACGGCACCAAACTGTcgtggaaaaaaactatttccaatcactgttcaggtaaaatcactccatcaggtttattcatatattgtgcacaatacagagacaATCAGTAAcgaagcaggtctggatgaaaaactgccaggcagagaaacacatgagttttatacaaagGGATCCTAAGCCTGgaaacagactggttcccatgcagctttgaaaaacaacgtccaaccttTAATATGTAACCAAAATagtttaacttggtgggaatatactgGAACTTAggataaacatatagcaatacaactagcaggtgtgactttactttaatttttccactacattgtgtcattttgtggatttttgaCGTCCTAGtttagcatgtgtcatttttccaTGAATTAGAGTTCCTCAAATCTCAAATTTGAAGACTGTATAACCAAAATAACagattataaataataaatatttttatcgtttctctatttattcaataatttagaagGAGAAAGGATTTTCTGAATTGAAATCGTTGCTTATTTAGTTGatataatttgattaaaatgcgaCCTCTCCTAGCCGTGACACCGGGAAGCAGAAGATGCTCAGGGAACCCGAACCTTAACCCGAACCTTTACCTGAACCCTGATCTAACGCTAACCCTTCACCTGCAGTAAACTCAGCGCTCGTTTCGTCTTCGCCAGGTGCCGATGATCAGTGGGCGGGGCTTGGCTCACACCGGAGGAACTCTGGATAAACTGGAATCCATTCCAGGATTCAGCGTCCAGCAATCAGCCGACCAGGTGAAGGAGAACCAGACTATTCCTGCAGAtgtggaaacaggaagtgaccaaGCAGGTGTTTCCTGTCTGCAGATCCGGACCATCCTGGCCGCCGTGGGCTGCTGCATCGTGGGTCAGACGGAGATGCTGGTTCCGGCTGATCGGGTTCTGTACGCTCTGAGGGACGCTACCAGCACCGTGGACAGCCTCCCACTCATTACTGGTACTGAACTGAGATCAGTGGGACGGCTGGGATTGGGGCATACATGTGAACGAGCCGCTGTTGGGTTTTTCAGGTTCCATCATCTCAAAGAAAGGAGCCGAGTCTCTGTCCGCTCTGGTGCTGGACGTGAAGTTCGGACGCGCGGCGCTGTACAAAGACCTGCAGAGTGCCAAGCAGCTCGCTCAGCTCTTAGTGAGTCCAGTTCCAAGATGGCCGCTTAGcagtttatgttaaaaaaaaaactgctaaattaCAGAGTTGGAGAAATACAATCTAATTTTTGGTttgtgaagatttaatttttggaagaatctgaaatgtttccatagttcagagtgatgtcagcgtgccaagggcggccatcttgtttcgCAGCTTCTGTTTATTGGGACTTTAAATTTAGATCAACTCTACGACAGAATATTAAAGCcaaaatacaatgttttatttgtttaaattctgAGGATAAATTCATGGTAATACAGTCGTACTAATACGAggataaagtcaaaataatattaaagtGTTAATATTACCAGAATTAAGTTATGATATtaagagaataaataatttaatcagaATTCCTACATGAAAATTAACgtaaaatgtgagaaatgttgAGCTTTTATGAAATTTAGCATCGGTTTTAGAGACGAGGTAATACCTCAAATTTgaacacataaaataattttcagcaGATGGAGTTTGAGCCAACAACTAAACAAATACCGTAAATATCAGCACGGACTGAACTGCTCACGTTAAATCTCaatatttattaactttttcattaaaatgactttctCGTAATTTAAAGATGCTGTTCTGGAAAAACTGCATCTTTATTCTGTTATTATTATGACTATTTTATCGTAATTAAACAAGAATTATCCATTGTACAACTCAAAaaccactttttgaaaatattttccgtcatttgctattttttggaaaagaaatcaagtgaaacattttgtttttaaatctattaCAATTGTATGTgttgtagattttatttctaagcGTTTTCGCCCAGCTCTAGTAAAGCCTTGATGTTTCTCTCAGATGGAAGCAGGTGGCAGCCTGGGCATCCGAACGGGAGCCGTGCTGAGCCGCATGGACGGGACGATCGGCCGATGTGTGGGAAACAGCCTGGAGGTGATCGAATCCCTGGAGACGCTGAAGGGAAACGGACCCGACGACCTGATGGAGCTGGTCACGACACTTGGTAACAACAAGAACCTTTTTGGTACCAATTAGACCCACAATGCTTTATAGATCAAACCAAGCATCTACTGAAAGCTAAATCTGCGTTTAGGGAATGAAATCACTGCCAAACAGGAAGCCACAGCAGAGTCTGAAATACTCAGAACAAACCGTAGAAACGGGGTTGGAGTTCCACCTGGAGGCGTCCGCCGTCTGCCTGCTTttcattacaaccacaaaccttcaGCTTCACAACCAACAGTTAAAGTCAATGTCCATTATCTACTcacagtctttttttcttttcttttttttctccgaagagttttcgtggcgctagtggctcgtattttttctacagtaggcagacaggaaggagggtgaggagaggggggaagacatgtggcaaaggtcgtcaggaccgggagtcgaacccgcgacgtctgcgtcgaggactaaggcctccaaacgtggggcgtgctaaccccctgcgccaccacagcacgccccatgtggtggcgcagggggttagcacgccccatcTACTCACAGTCTTGCTACCAAAATAACATTTGGCATCAAGAGCCCCGTCAGAGTTGCTTTGGTTTGATGGAGGTCAAAATCTCCATCAAACGTCACATTCATAAGAGTCAACTGTCCGATAACAACAAATGGAAATGGGGTGAAATACGTtgccaaaaaataatataagaaaTTTTAACTACATGTGacatttgagtatttttataCACTAACCAAACGGATCaacatgaaaaagacaaaaaacagtcCAACAACAAGAAGCTACAGCAGCAACAAGGAGCTACAacaattaacaacaaaacatttttctggttAATTGTTGTAGC encodes the following:
- the tymp gene encoding thymidine phosphorylase isoform X2, yielding MISGRGLAHTGGTLDKLESIPGFSVQQSADQIRTILAAVGCCIVGQTEMLVPADRVLYALRDATSTVDSLPLITGSIISKKGAESLSALVLDVKFGRAALYKDLQSAKQLAQLLMEAGGSLGIRTGAVLSRMDGTIGRCVGNSLEVIESLETLKGNGPDDLMELVTTLGVVVGVDGLVLAQVLQELGAGRSKAGEPINHSVGAELLVSPGQTVQKGASWLRIHYEDPVPGPDQINLLQKALTVGKNNNSEAEHVCTLVAEILPPHREIMSH